One Bradyrhizobium sp. CCGB12 genomic window carries:
- the bioD gene encoding dethiobiotin synthase, which produces MGQQIVVTGTDTGVGKTVFSAGLVDLLGASYWKPIQAGLEGETDTEIVTRLGGLAPDRIVPEHYRLTTPASPHHSAEVDGVRIDPDSLNVPETADRPLVIEGAGGLMVPLRGDTLYIDVIERWRLPVVLCARTALGTINHSLLAIEALRKREIRILGIAFIGERNAEAQTAIREIGRVRWLGRLPWLSCLTTDTLQSTFKASFRRDDFNL; this is translated from the coding sequence ATGGGTCAGCAGATCGTGGTGACCGGTACGGATACTGGTGTCGGGAAAACGGTTTTTTCCGCGGGGCTCGTCGATCTCCTCGGCGCCAGCTATTGGAAGCCGATCCAGGCCGGCCTTGAAGGGGAGACCGATACCGAGATCGTCACACGACTGGGCGGTCTGGCCCCCGATCGCATTGTGCCGGAGCATTACCGCCTCACGACGCCTGCCTCGCCCCATCATTCTGCCGAAGTTGACGGAGTTCGCATCGACCCAGACTCGCTGAATGTGCCGGAGACCGCGGACCGGCCGCTCGTGATCGAAGGCGCCGGCGGGCTGATGGTGCCGCTGAGGGGCGATACGCTCTACATTGATGTCATTGAGCGATGGCGCCTTCCAGTCGTTCTTTGCGCGCGTACGGCGCTTGGCACTATCAACCACTCGCTGTTGGCAATAGAGGCTCTGCGAAAGCGCGAGATCCGCATTCTTGGGATTGCCTTCATTGGCGAAAGAAATGCTGAAGCTCAGACTGCAATTCGCGAGATTGGGCGGGTACGTTGGCTGGGTCGCTTGCCCTGGCTCTCTTGCCTGACGACCGACACGCTGCAGTCCACGTTCAAAGCCTCATTCCGCCGCGACGACTTCAATCTGTAA
- a CDS encoding 8-amino-7-oxononanoate synthase: protein MTLHAYVTALHDLKEAGRLRGLKPRAGVDFASNDYLALASAPRMKKALLAGLEAGTPIGAGGSRLLHGNCEEHEHLEAEAARFFKADAALFFGGGYVANFAILTTLPQRGDLLVLDSLVHASVHEGARASRAEFRVSAHNEPQSVENTICDWRAKGGVGRVWIVVESLYSMDGDFAPLEDLVGIADRYDAFLIVDEAHATGVYGEQGRGLTAPYEGRENLLVVHTCGKALGAAGALVTTAAVLRDFMVNRCRPFIFATAPSPLMALAVREAVLILQQEPERQQRLARLVAFTHRQMEIRGWRNLSRSQIVPFVVGDNARAMRIASALQARGFDVRGIRPPTVPAGTARLRISLTLNVAEEDVRAMLDALVEEAACQPP from the coding sequence ATGACGCTTCATGCTTATGTCACCGCGTTGCATGACCTGAAAGAAGCCGGCCGGCTGCGTGGCCTCAAACCGCGCGCAGGCGTCGATTTTGCTTCGAACGATTACCTCGCCCTCGCAAGCGCGCCGCGGATGAAAAAGGCTCTCTTGGCTGGGCTCGAGGCTGGCACGCCGATCGGAGCCGGCGGGTCGCGGCTTTTGCACGGCAACTGTGAAGAGCATGAACATCTCGAGGCAGAAGCTGCCAGATTCTTTAAGGCAGATGCGGCACTCTTCTTTGGCGGCGGTTATGTCGCAAACTTCGCTATCCTGACAACGCTGCCGCAGCGAGGCGACTTGCTCGTCTTGGATTCTTTGGTGCACGCAAGCGTTCACGAAGGTGCGCGTGCCAGTCGGGCCGAGTTTCGAGTGAGCGCCCATAATGAGCCCCAGTCTGTCGAAAACACAATTTGTGACTGGCGGGCCAAGGGCGGAGTCGGCCGCGTCTGGATCGTGGTCGAAAGTCTTTACAGTATGGATGGCGATTTCGCGCCGCTCGAAGACTTGGTCGGGATCGCTGATCGCTACGATGCATTTCTCATCGTGGACGAGGCGCATGCCACAGGCGTCTACGGCGAGCAGGGGCGGGGGCTTACCGCCCCTTATGAGGGGCGCGAGAATCTTCTGGTGGTTCATACGTGCGGCAAGGCACTCGGTGCCGCCGGCGCTCTTGTCACTACGGCAGCGGTGCTGCGTGATTTCATGGTCAATCGCTGCCGCCCCTTCATCTTCGCGACCGCCCCATCACCCTTGATGGCCCTCGCCGTGCGGGAAGCAGTGCTAATCCTGCAGCAGGAGCCCGAGCGACAGCAGCGCCTGGCGAGGCTTGTCGCGTTCACGCATCGGCAGATGGAAATCCGTGGCTGGCGAAATCTTTCGCGCTCGCAGATTGTGCCATTTGTCGTCGGCGATAATGCACGAGCAATGCGGATTGCCTCTGCGCTGCAGGCCCGCGGCTTCGACGTCCGCGGAATCCGTCCACCAACCGTGCCGGCAGGCACAGCTCGTCTTCGCATCTCACTGACGCTCAACGTCGCCGAGGAGGATGTGCGTGCTATGCTCGATGCTCTTGTCGAGGAGGCAGCATGTCAGCCTCCATGA